A stretch of the Vulcanisaeta souniana JCM 11219 genome encodes the following:
- a CDS encoding ATP-binding protein, whose amino-acid sequence MSTIEIINRAVEGMRSLPINCALAAISGGVDSTTAAVLARKALGDRLRAVFIDTGFMRLNEPTHVKELLKGILPIEVVDAHEQFYGAVLGLSNAEEKRIRFREVFYTVLSGIAKKYGCDWLVQGTIAPDWIETKGGIKTQHNVLEQIGIDTSTKYGFKLIEPLRELYKDQVREVARALGVPSEIINRQPFPGPGLSIRAVGELTLEKLDIVRRSTEIVERRLGDMGLSQWFAAAWEYSTMPSDELSRNVVNLGDLHVNLFKVRATGVKGDSRSYGHVALVKGRLTKWDDAYELHRYLTIGDVTHVIYGLTEGDSGKYFVSIRAVLTEDFMTADVPRLDRNTLVNVAREIMSDNRIAAVGFDVTPKPPATIEYE is encoded by the coding sequence ATGAGTACGATTGAAATCATTAATAGGGCTGTGGAGGGCATGAGGTCCTTACCCATTAACTGCGCCCTGGCTGCAATTAGTGGTGGTGTGGATAGCACCACGGCGGCGGTCCTAGCCAGGAAGGCCCTTGGCGATAGGCTGAGGGCGGTCTTCATTGATACGGGCTTCATGAGACTTAACGAGCCCACACACGTTAAGGAGTTACTCAAGGGTATTTTACCAATTGAGGTTGTGGACGCCCATGAGCAATTCTATGGAGCAGTGCTTGGACTAAGCAATGCGGAGGAAAAGAGAATAAGGTTTAGGGAGGTTTTCTACACCGTCCTCTCGGGCATCGCGAAAAAGTACGGCTGTGACTGGCTGGTTCAGGGCACAATAGCCCCTGACTGGATCGAAACAAAGGGTGGCATTAAGACGCAGCATAACGTTCTTGAGCAGATCGGTATCGATACATCAACGAAGTACGGCTTCAAACTAATAGAACCGCTAAGGGAATTATACAAGGACCAAGTTAGGGAGGTGGCCAGGGCACTCGGTGTACCAAGCGAGATAATCAATAGACAACCCTTCCCAGGGCCTGGACTTAGCATTAGGGCCGTGGGTGAGTTAACCCTTGAGAAACTCGATATTGTTAGGAGGTCTACCGAAATAGTTGAAAGAAGACTAGGCGACATGGGACTTAGTCAGTGGTTCGCGGCCGCTTGGGAATACAGCACCATGCCCAGTGACGAATTATCAAGGAACGTGGTTAACCTAGGCGATCTACATGTGAATTTGTTCAAGGTTAGGGCGACTGGCGTTAAGGGCGATTCGAGGTCCTATGGACACGTGGCATTGGTTAAGGGCCGCCTAACAAAGTGGGATGATGCCTATGAGCTGCACAGGTACTTAACCATAGGTGATGTGACTCACGTTATCTATGGTTTAACCGAAGGAGACTCAGGCAAGTACTTCGTGTCCATAAGAGCCGTGCTTACCGAGGACTTTATGACCGCCGATGTACCGAGACTGGACCGCAACACTTTGGTTAACGTGGCTAGAGAGATCATGAGTGATAACAGGATTGCGGCAGTTGGCTTCGACGTGACGCCCAAGCCACCGGCAACCATTGAGTACGAGTAG
- a CDS encoding phosphoribosyltransferase, translated as MKFLVLNWQRLVDLSLDLSLMIKDTGYRPNSVVAILRGGYIVGKLVSDFLGVDELVVLGLTSYGARVGQGDEPVVTYPIFHDLRGKSVLVVDDVADTGRTLAMARDILRFYGAREVKTATLYVKPWSSIKPDYYLDIVDRWILFPWEVGEVVRDQLRNSNVDSVIRDLNLVEYFGEDFVRKLMRLLR; from the coding sequence ATGAAGTTCCTGGTCCTTAATTGGCAGAGGCTTGTGGATTTGTCGCTGGATCTGTCGCTTATGATTAAGGACACTGGTTATAGACCTAACTCGGTTGTAGCCATACTCAGGGGTGGCTATATCGTGGGTAAGTTGGTGTCTGACTTTCTTGGTGTTGATGAACTTGTTGTCCTTGGTTTAACCAGTTATGGGGCTAGGGTTGGTCAAGGCGATGAACCCGTAGTTACGTACCCAATATTTCATGACCTAAGGGGCAAGAGCGTGCTCGTTGTGGATGATGTTGCGGACACAGGCAGGACGCTGGCCATGGCTAGGGACATACTAAGGTTTTATGGGGCTAGGGAAGTCAAGACAGCCACACTATATGTTAAGCCCTGGTCCAGTATAAAGCCCGACTACTACCTGGACATTGTTGATAGGTGGATCCTATTCCCCTGGGAGGTTGGGGAGGTGGTTAGGGATCAACTCCGTAATTCTAACGTAGACTCAGTGATCAGAGACCTAAATCTAGTGGAGTACTTCGGTGAGGACTTTGTTCGTAAGCTCATGAGGTTACTTCGTTGA